The proteins below are encoded in one region of Vulpes lagopus strain Blue_001 chromosome 10, ASM1834538v1, whole genome shotgun sequence:
- the H1-5 gene encoding histone H1.5: MSETAPAETAVPAPVEKSPAKKKATKKAAGSGAAKRKASGPPVSELITKAVAASKERNGLSLAALKKALAAAGYDVEKNNSRIKLGLKSLVSKGTLVQTKGTGASGSFKLNKKAASGEAKPKAKKAGAARAKKPSGATPKKPKKAAGSKKAVKKTPKKAKKPASAGVKKVAKSPKKVKASAKPKKAAKSPAKPKAVKPKAAKPKAAKPKAAKPKPAKAKKAAPKKK; encoded by the coding sequence ATGTCGGAAACTGCTCCCGCTGAGACGGCTGTCCCGGCGCCGGTGGAGAAGTCCCCTGCCAAAAAGAAGGCCACCAAGAAGGCAGCGGGCAGTGGCGCAGCCAAGCGCAAGGCGTCCGGGCCCCCGGTGTCCGAGCTCATCACCAAGGCGGTGGCCGCGTCCAAGGAGCGCAACGGCCTTTCTTTGGCTGCGCTCAAGAAGGCGCTGGCGGCCGCCGGCTACGACGTGGAGAAGAACAACAGCCGCATCAAGCTGGGCCTCAAGAGCCTGGTGAGCAAGGGGACCCTGGTGCAGACCAAGGGCACCGGCGCCTCGGGCTCCTTCAAGCTCAACAAGAAGGCGGCCTCCGGGGAGGCCAAGCCCAAGGCCAAGAAGGCGGGCGCGGCCAGAGCCAAGAAGCCCTCCGGGGCCACTCCTAAGAAACCCAAGAAAGCGGCGGGGTCGAAGAAAGCAGTGAAGAAGACCCCCAAGAAGGCCAAGAAGCCTGCATCCGCCGGTGTCAAAAAAGTAGCCAAGAGCCCTAAGAAAGTTAAAGCGTCTGCCAAGCCTAAGAAGGCGGCCAAGAGTCCTGCCAAGCCCAAGGCGGTGAAGCCTAAGGCCGCCAAGCCAAAGGCTGCGAAGCCCAAGGCCGCGAAGCCCAAACCTGCCAAGGCTAAGAAGGCGGCCCCGAAAAAGAAGTAG
- the LOC121500092 gene encoding histone H2A type 1-H-like — MSGRGKQGGKARAKAKTRSSRAGLQFPVGRVHRLLRKGNYAERVGAGAPVYLAAVLEYLTAEILELAGNAARDNKKTRIIPRHLQLAIRNDEELNKLLGRVTIAQGGVLPNIQAVLLPKKTEGHTRLKQIRLLYSKKLPNQNIPWERKGGTDRSCSTEPIRSAAQRRVFEHFHSTT; from the coding sequence AAGGCTCGCGCCAAGGCCAAGACGCGCTCGTCGCGGGCCGGGCTCCAGTTCCCGGTGGGCCGCGTCCACCGCCTGCTCCGCAAGGGCAACTACGCGGAGCGGGTCGGGGCGGGCGCGCCGGTGTACCTGGCGGCCGTGCTGGAGTACCTGACGGCCGAGATCCTGGAGCTGGCGGGCAACGCGGCCCGCGACAACAAGAAGACGCGCATCATCCCGCGCCACCTGCAGCTGGCCATCCGCAACGACGAGGAGCTCAACAAGCTGCTGGGCCGCGTGACCATCGCGCAGGGCGGCGTCCTGCCCAACATCCAGGCCGTGCTGCTGCCCAAGAAGACCGAGGGCCACACAAGGCTAAAACAAATAAGGCTTCTATATAGCAAAAAACTCCCAAACCAAAATATTCCCTGGGAAAGAAAAGGTGGGACGGACCGCAGTTGTAGTACCGAGCCCATCCGCTCGGCCGCACAGCGCAGGGTTTTTGAGCACTTTCACTCAACTACGTAA